One window from the genome of Halomicrobium zhouii encodes:
- a CDS encoding dienelactone hydrolase family protein, with the protein MATLTDGVFSIPTDGVALEGELVVPAGASGLVAFAHGSGSSRHSPRNNAVAASLRDRGLGTLLFDLLTEAEDRDRANRFDVTLLTDRLVAATAWLRDRADVGGLPVGYFGSSTGAAAAIRAAVRVEPGVGALVSRGGRVDMAESVLGEVEAPTLFVVGGDDADVLALNREAHAQLRCEAALHVVEGAGHLFAGPGELEEVAAVAGEWFVDHLR; encoded by the coding sequence ATGGCAACCCTCACCGACGGCGTGTTCTCGATCCCGACCGACGGCGTCGCGCTGGAGGGCGAACTTGTCGTGCCTGCGGGTGCGTCGGGCCTCGTCGCGTTCGCCCACGGCAGCGGGAGCAGTCGCCACAGTCCGCGAAACAACGCCGTCGCCGCGTCGCTGCGCGACCGGGGACTGGGGACGCTGCTGTTCGACCTGCTCACCGAGGCGGAGGACCGGGACAGGGCGAACCGCTTCGACGTCACGCTCCTGACTGACCGGCTCGTCGCCGCGACGGCGTGGCTCCGCGACCGCGCCGACGTCGGGGGGCTCCCGGTCGGCTACTTCGGATCGAGCACCGGCGCGGCGGCCGCGATCCGCGCGGCGGTCCGGGTCGAACCCGGTGTCGGGGCCCTCGTCTCTCGCGGCGGCCGCGTCGACATGGCCGAATCGGTGCTCGGGGAGGTCGAGGCGCCGACGCTGTTCGTCGTCGGTGGGGACGACGCGGACGTGCTCGCGCTCAACCGGGAGGCCCACGCCCAGCTACGGTGCGAGGCGGCGCTTCACGTCGTCGAGGGCGCCGGCCACCTGTTCGCGGGCCCCGGCGAACTGGAGGAGGTGGCCGCCGTCGCTGGCGAGTGGTTCGTCGACCACCTGCGGTGA
- a CDS encoding DUF1028 domain-containing protein: MTFSICVRESLSENEGGPFRFAVGVTTANPTIGVFTPFVSEDGAVATQALTQGDLGPRALDELANGRSVDDLLPDILADAGNADTLQIHALDADSSFVHHGEAVTDPTDDGYDWDCVSHRSGEHYSVAGNFLVREEVVDAVAETYEEADQSRLLAERLLDALEAGDEAGGDKRKSEASSAAIKVVDPDAPLAHEWYDDLRVDASPTPLADLRETYERGKRYHEEVSEEW, translated from the coding sequence ATGACGTTCAGCATCTGCGTTCGTGAGTCGCTCTCTGAGAACGAGGGCGGCCCTTTTCGCTTCGCCGTCGGCGTCACGACGGCCAACCCGACCATCGGCGTGTTCACGCCGTTCGTCAGCGAGGACGGCGCCGTGGCGACCCAGGCGCTCACGCAGGGCGATCTCGGGCCACGAGCGCTCGACGAACTCGCCAACGGGCGCTCAGTCGACGACCTCCTTCCGGACATCCTCGCCGACGCGGGCAACGCCGATACCTTGCAGATCCATGCCCTCGATGCGGACAGTTCGTTCGTCCACCACGGCGAAGCGGTGACTGACCCGACTGACGACGGGTACGATTGGGACTGCGTGTCTCACCGGAGTGGCGAGCACTACAGCGTCGCCGGGAACTTCCTCGTCCGCGAGGAGGTGGTCGACGCGGTCGCCGAAACGTACGAAGAAGCTGATCAGTCGCGACTACTTGCGGAGCGGCTACTCGACGCACTGGAGGCCGGGGACGAGGCCGGCGGGGATAAACGGAAGTCGGAGGCCAGCAGTGCGGCGATCAAGGTCGTGGACCCCGACGCACCGCTGGCCCACGAGTGGTACGACGACCTCCGCGTCGACGCGTCGCCGACGCCGCTCGCCGACCTCCGTGAGACGTACGAACGGGGCAAGCGCTATCACGAAGAGGTCTCGGAAGAGTGGTGA
- a CDS encoding outer membrane protein assembly factor BamB family protein has product MVSGRRTYLSTLAGAVVASAGCMRLSSTETEQWTPNPDRLRWRYWAGNRVSSSPALHGGSLYVGSHDGGLRSLDPATGELIWNFETGDEIWSDPAVDGETIYVGSRDANFYAVAADGTERWRFETGDEIFSDPAVAEGSVFFGSHDDNVYAVDLDSGDEQWAHSMAHDAGAGPAVYDGVVYVGSSDNSIYALDAADGESLWTYETGDSIFKSPAISGDRVFIGSKDGILYALDRHNGDLYWSLETDLDINCAPVVWNDTVYTGNYLGVLYAVDAETGEVRWTSEKPEGPLNGDPALVDGVLYIGDRPGFLRAFDAETGEQLWKYETGNAVQSKPVVTDDTVYFGSNDGYVYAIER; this is encoded by the coding sequence ATGGTATCTGGTCGACGCACTTACCTCTCGACCCTCGCTGGCGCCGTGGTCGCCAGCGCCGGGTGTATGCGCCTCTCATCGACCGAGACCGAGCAGTGGACGCCGAACCCAGACCGCTTGCGGTGGCGCTACTGGGCGGGCAATCGAGTTTCATCGTCGCCGGCCCTGCACGGTGGCAGTCTCTACGTCGGAAGCCACGATGGCGGTCTCCGGTCACTGGATCCGGCAACGGGCGAACTCATCTGGAATTTCGAGACGGGTGACGAAATCTGGTCAGACCCTGCCGTCGACGGTGAGACCATATATGTCGGTAGCCGCGACGCCAACTTCTATGCAGTCGCTGCCGATGGAACCGAACGCTGGCGTTTCGAAACCGGCGACGAAATATTCAGTGATCCGGCTGTCGCTGAGGGATCTGTATTCTTTGGCAGTCACGACGACAACGTCTACGCAGTCGATCTTGACTCTGGGGATGAGCAATGGGCGCATTCGATGGCACACGACGCTGGGGCGGGACCGGCGGTATACGACGGGGTCGTCTACGTCGGCAGTAGTGACAATTCAATCTACGCCCTCGATGCCGCCGATGGCGAGTCACTGTGGACCTACGAAACCGGAGACAGCATTTTCAAATCGCCCGCCATTAGTGGTGATCGCGTCTTTATTGGGTCGAAGGACGGCATCCTCTACGCGCTGGACCGGCACAACGGCGACCTGTACTGGTCACTAGAGACGGATCTCGACATCAACTGTGCGCCCGTCGTCTGGAACGACACCGTCTACACCGGCAACTATCTGGGCGTCCTCTACGCCGTCGACGCCGAGACGGGCGAGGTGCGCTGGACGAGTGAGAAGCCAGAGGGGCCGCTCAACGGTGACCCGGCTCTCGTCGACGGCGTCCTGTACATCGGCGACCGGCCTGGGTTCCTCCGCGCGTTCGACGCCGAGACCGGCGAGCAACTGTGGAAATACGAGACCGGAAACGCCGTCCAGTCGAAACCCGTCGTCACCGACGACACCGTCTACTTCGGGAGCAACGACGGGTACGTGTACGCCATCGAGCGGTGA
- the hisH gene encoding imidazole glycerol phosphate synthase subunit HisH, translating to MATKQTAAEVVVVDYGLGNLRSVTRGLERADAAVEVSADPADLDAADGVVLPGVGAFSEGMDNAGPFRDVLAEQAADGKPLFGICLGMQMLLTTSEEAEREGQGDVEGLDLIPGTNVRFAQGQKIPHMGWNELDVRRDHPLVEGVDGEHAYFVHSYYAEPEDENAVVTTTDYEVEFPSIVANEAGNVFGTQFHPEKSGETGLQILRNFVEICADW from the coding sequence ATGGCAACGAAACAGACCGCCGCCGAGGTGGTCGTCGTCGACTACGGACTGGGGAACCTCCGTAGCGTCACGCGCGGGCTCGAACGCGCCGACGCCGCCGTCGAGGTGTCGGCCGACCCCGCCGACCTCGACGCGGCGGACGGCGTCGTCCTCCCCGGCGTCGGCGCCTTCAGCGAGGGGATGGACAACGCCGGGCCGTTCCGCGACGTCCTCGCCGAGCAGGCCGCCGACGGCAAGCCCCTGTTCGGCATCTGCCTCGGGATGCAGATGCTCCTGACCACCAGCGAGGAGGCCGAGCGCGAGGGCCAGGGCGACGTCGAGGGCCTGGACCTCATCCCCGGCACCAACGTCCGCTTCGCCCAGGGCCAGAAGATTCCCCACATGGGCTGGAACGAACTCGACGTCCGGCGCGACCACCCGCTCGTGGAGGGTGTGGACGGCGAGCACGCCTACTTCGTCCACTCTTACTACGCCGAACCCGAGGACGAGAACGCGGTCGTGACGACGACCGACTACGAGGTGGAGTTCCCCTCCATCGTCGCCAACGAGGCTGGCAACGTCTTCGGCACGCAGTTCCACCCCGAGAAGAGCGGTGAGACTGGTCTGCAGATCCTGCGCAACTTCGTCGAGATTTGCGCTGACTGGTGA
- a CDS encoding YihY/virulence factor BrkB family protein produces the protein MQRTSAVATGRNALATAGTVLATAREKQLSFLAASIAYYMLVSLVPLGLLALVVATTLGGAPFAERVVAALGAVLTDDAAAVVADALVDSGGRGGATLLGLVVLLWSGLRVFRGLDVAFSLVYGHGRRDSFVNQIRDALVALGGIAVAVVAVVAVTALVTRSGVEVAGVLGPVALVATLTAAFLPVFVVFPDAAVSVRDALPGTLTAAVGWTLLGSLFTAYTAFAGSAELYGLIGGVLMLVTWFYAASLCLLLGAVVNATLAGERVRDRQLQQVAGRTDLSMTDDEGDGETPPPGDPDEPVEPASEEELQRVREELREFREDVDDRTLHREAIEDDLRAYVRSEMRGGHARGWGPYVVLLYGTVMTLGGFVYLNGLVAIGAMLVIWLSTLGLYVLMVLVGTGFNLVELPARAIGRVRDR, from the coding sequence GTGCAACGGACCTCGGCCGTCGCGACGGGCCGGAACGCGCTCGCCACCGCGGGCACCGTCCTCGCTACGGCCCGGGAGAAACAGCTCTCCTTTCTCGCGGCGAGCATCGCCTACTACATGCTGGTGTCACTCGTCCCGCTCGGCCTGCTGGCGCTCGTCGTCGCCACGACGCTGGGTGGGGCGCCCTTCGCCGAACGAGTCGTCGCCGCACTCGGTGCCGTCCTCACCGACGACGCGGCGGCCGTCGTCGCGGACGCGCTGGTCGATTCCGGAGGTCGGGGCGGCGCGACACTCCTGGGCCTCGTCGTGTTGCTGTGGAGTGGCCTCCGGGTGTTCCGCGGGCTGGACGTGGCGTTCTCGCTCGTCTACGGCCACGGCCGCCGCGACTCGTTCGTCAACCAGATCCGGGACGCGCTGGTCGCGCTCGGGGGGATCGCCGTCGCGGTCGTCGCGGTCGTCGCCGTCACCGCGCTGGTCACTCGTTCCGGCGTGGAGGTCGCCGGCGTGCTCGGACCGGTCGCCCTCGTGGCGACGCTCACGGCGGCCTTTCTCCCCGTCTTCGTGGTCTTCCCCGACGCGGCCGTCTCCGTCCGCGACGCGCTCCCCGGAACGCTCACCGCGGCGGTCGGGTGGACGCTGCTCGGGTCGCTGTTCACCGCGTACACCGCGTTCGCCGGCAGTGCGGAGCTCTACGGGCTGATAGGCGGGGTCCTGATGCTCGTGACGTGGTTCTACGCCGCCAGTCTCTGCCTGTTGCTGGGGGCGGTCGTCAACGCGACGCTCGCCGGCGAACGTGTACGGGACCGGCAGTTACAACAGGTAGCCGGTCGTACCGACCTGTCAATGACGGACGACGAGGGTGACGGGGAGACGCCCCCACCGGGCGACCCCGACGAACCTGTCGAGCCGGCCAGCGAGGAGGAACTCCAGCGAGTCCGCGAAGAGCTCCGCGAGTTCCGCGAGGACGTCGACGACCGCACGCTCCACCGCGAGGCCATCGAGGACGACCTCCGGGCGTACGTCCGCAGCGAGATGCGCGGCGGCCACGCCCGCGGCTGGGGCCCGTACGTCGTCCTCCTCTACGGGACGGTGATGACGCTCGGTGGCTTCGTCTATCTCAACGGCCTCGTGGCTATCGGCGCGATGCTCGTCATCTGGCTCTCGACGCTCGGTCTCTACGTCCTGATGGTGCTGGTCGGCACCGGGTTCAACCTGGTCGAACTCCCCGCCAGGGCCATCGGGCGCGTCCGAGATCGATAG
- a CDS encoding uracil-DNA glycosylase, whose translation MDEMEGVCVEDCTRCEALVASRSRIVNGAGPADADLLFVGEAPGAREDERGEPFVGRSGDVLDDALRNARLDRGDVRITNCVRCRPPDNRDPSTEELANCRGYLETEIDRVDPEIVVTLGKVPAEHLLQRDVAVTAEAGDVVDVEIEGTRRQVLLCVHPAATLYDRSQEDTFVDTIEKAADYTDAESGQSRLGDW comes from the coding sequence ATGGACGAGATGGAGGGCGTCTGCGTCGAGGACTGCACCCGCTGCGAGGCGCTGGTCGCCTCGCGCTCGCGCATCGTGAACGGCGCGGGGCCCGCGGACGCCGACTTGCTGTTCGTCGGCGAGGCGCCCGGTGCGCGGGAGGACGAGCGCGGCGAACCGTTCGTCGGCCGCAGCGGCGACGTGCTCGACGACGCGCTGCGGAACGCCCGCCTCGACCGCGGCGACGTCCGGATCACCAACTGCGTGCGCTGCCGGCCGCCGGACAACCGCGACCCGAGTACGGAGGAACTGGCCAACTGCCGGGGCTACCTCGAGACCGAGATAGACCGCGTCGACCCGGAGATCGTCGTCACGCTCGGGAAGGTCCCCGCCGAGCACCTGCTCCAGCGCGACGTGGCCGTGACCGCCGAGGCGGGCGACGTCGTCGACGTCGAAATCGAGGGCACCCGCCGGCAGGTCCTGCTCTGCGTCCACCCCGCGGCGACGCTGTACGACCGGAGCCAGGAGGACACCTTCGTCGACACCATCGAAAAAGCGGCGGACTACACCGACGCCGAGAGCGGCCAGTCGCGGCTCGGCGACTGGTAG
- a CDS encoding histidine kinase N-terminal 7TM domain-containing protein, with product MVPGTWLVVASAVAGVGTVFLIGSLWQYRDKPGARWFLVSLGGQAVWSGTYAAALLVSDPALRFALEVVVWAAMATMSVTFLAFALGYTGRGRFVRTRAGRALLTLPIVVAVAVATNPWHGLVWTGFEVLPVAGVATASYALQPWALAVAAVGALFPLVASVLLLDTVVSYGPLYRREAVAVGLSTLPPTAALYAWLFGLGPVPTVNFATVLFLPHVLFDAYAFVGSDMFEFHPATRRTGERAALDDLGNPVVIVDEQGRVVTVNAAAATLLDVDRRAALTNPLDDYLDGDSLDPTVGDQRVTIERDGAPHTFNVTARPLRDGGDTHVGYTVVFQDVTEELQREQRLEVLNRVLRHNLRNDMTVVHGFTTTANDLVDDEEVSGMLDTVERKADELVALGEKARSVEQIVAREPRQTPVALDDLLASVVDDLREAFPGRSITLECSPVTLETDEETLRVVTEALLENALQHGSPDDGDAVRVDVDAEKESVTVRVADEGPGVPDQELAVIDSGRETDLEHSTGLGLWLASWGARQLGGDLAFDVSDDGTVASLTLPAADPTSEDAVGRSPPSPRRDG from the coding sequence ATGGTTCCCGGCACCTGGCTCGTCGTCGCCTCGGCGGTCGCAGGGGTCGGAACGGTCTTCCTGATCGGCTCGCTCTGGCAGTACCGCGACAAGCCCGGAGCCCGGTGGTTCCTGGTCAGTCTCGGTGGCCAGGCAGTCTGGAGCGGCACCTACGCCGCGGCGCTGCTCGTCTCCGACCCGGCGCTCCGGTTCGCCCTCGAAGTCGTCGTCTGGGCCGCCATGGCGACGATGAGCGTCACCTTCCTCGCCTTCGCGCTGGGGTACACCGGTCGCGGCCGGTTCGTCCGAACGAGAGCCGGTCGGGCTTTGCTGACGCTCCCCATCGTCGTGGCCGTCGCCGTCGCAACGAACCCCTGGCACGGGCTGGTCTGGACCGGGTTCGAGGTTCTCCCCGTCGCTGGCGTCGCGACGGCGAGTTACGCGCTCCAGCCGTGGGCGCTGGCCGTCGCCGCCGTCGGCGCGCTGTTCCCTCTCGTCGCCAGCGTGCTCCTGCTCGACACCGTCGTGAGTTACGGGCCGCTGTACCGCCGGGAAGCGGTCGCTGTCGGCCTGAGCACGCTCCCACCGACGGCGGCGCTGTACGCCTGGCTGTTCGGTCTCGGGCCGGTGCCGACGGTGAACTTCGCGACGGTGCTCTTCCTCCCGCACGTCCTCTTCGACGCCTACGCCTTCGTCGGGAGCGACATGTTCGAGTTCCACCCGGCGACCCGGCGGACGGGGGAGCGAGCGGCCCTCGACGACCTGGGGAATCCCGTCGTCATCGTCGACGAGCAGGGCCGCGTCGTCACGGTCAACGCCGCGGCGGCGACGCTGCTCGACGTGGACCGGCGGGCGGCGCTCACGAACCCCCTGGACGACTACCTCGACGGCGACAGTCTCGACCCGACCGTCGGCGACCAGCGCGTCACCATCGAGCGCGACGGCGCGCCCCACACGTTCAACGTCACCGCCAGACCGCTCCGTGACGGCGGTGACACCCACGTCGGCTACACCGTCGTCTTCCAGGACGTCACCGAGGAACTCCAGCGCGAACAGCGCCTCGAAGTGCTCAACCGCGTCCTCCGGCACAACCTCCGCAACGACATGACCGTCGTCCACGGGTTCACCACCACCGCCAACGACCTGGTCGACGACGAGGAGGTGTCGGGGATGCTCGACACGGTCGAGCGCAAGGCCGACGAACTGGTCGCGCTGGGCGAGAAGGCTCGCAGCGTCGAGCAGATCGTCGCCCGCGAACCACGGCAGACGCCCGTCGCCCTCGACGACCTGCTGGCCAGCGTCGTCGACGACCTCCGCGAGGCGTTCCCCGGGCGGTCGATAACCCTCGAGTGCTCGCCCGTGACTCTCGAAACCGACGAGGAGACGCTCCGGGTCGTGACAGAGGCGCTCCTCGAGAACGCACTCCAGCACGGGTCGCCCGACGACGGCGACGCGGTCCGGGTCGACGTCGACGCCGAAAAGGAGTCGGTGACCGTTCGCGTCGCGGACGAAGGCCCCGGCGTGCCCGACCAGGAGCTGGCCGTCATCGATTCGGGCCGGGAGACCGACCTCGAACACAGCACGGGACTGGGGCTCTGGCTGGCGAGCTGGGGCGCTCGTCAGCTCGGCGGCGACCTCGCGTTCGACGTGAGCGACGACGGCACCGTCGCCAGCCTCACCCTCCCGGCCGCGGACCCGACGAGTGAGGACGCCGTGGGACGGAGTCCGCCGTCCCCTCGCCGTGACGGGTAG
- a CDS encoding tRNA (guanine(26)-N(2))-dimethyltransferase: MRVTEGQVTVEVPEQADAGKGENVFFNPVQELNRDLTIAALRAYREREPRAERYLDATAASGVRGVRAAADGWEATLCDVDPEAVDLCERNLERNDLAAEVRHQDANVAMHRDPWDVVDIDPFGTPIPFVDAAFQGTRNLVCVTATDTAPLCGAHFESGVRSYSAIPRNTEYHAEMGMRILLGALVRTAARYDLAAVPILSHATKHYVRTYLDLDQGATVADEMIDQVGHVYHCQHCLWRDHSAGLHADAPASCPSCGEHLQTAGPLWLGPTCEPAFADEVADHLTADMGTADEAEDLLATLADELVTPTHYDQHRLCKRWGRGAESMDEFLAKLRDAGHEASRTHYGGTTFKTEADVEQIRDAIVGEDGDS; the protein is encoded by the coding sequence ATGCGCGTCACGGAGGGGCAGGTCACGGTCGAGGTGCCCGAGCAGGCCGACGCGGGGAAGGGCGAGAACGTCTTCTTCAACCCGGTCCAGGAGCTGAACCGGGACCTGACGATCGCCGCCCTGCGGGCCTATCGCGAGCGCGAGCCGCGGGCAGAGCGCTACCTCGACGCGACGGCGGCGAGCGGCGTTCGCGGGGTCCGGGCGGCGGCCGACGGCTGGGAGGCGACGCTCTGCGACGTCGACCCCGAGGCCGTCGACCTGTGCGAGCGGAACCTCGAACGCAACGACCTGGCCGCAGAGGTCCGCCATCAGGACGCCAACGTCGCGATGCACCGCGATCCCTGGGACGTGGTGGATATCGACCCGTTCGGGACGCCCATCCCGTTCGTCGACGCCGCCTTCCAGGGCACCCGGAACCTGGTCTGCGTCACGGCCACCGACACCGCGCCGCTGTGTGGCGCCCACTTCGAGAGCGGCGTCCGCAGCTACAGTGCGATTCCGCGCAACACCGAGTACCACGCCGAGATGGGGATGCGCATCCTCCTGGGCGCGCTCGTGCGCACCGCCGCGCGGTACGACCTGGCTGCCGTCCCAATCCTCAGTCACGCGACCAAACACTACGTCAGGACGTATCTCGACCTGGACCAGGGCGCCACCGTCGCCGACGAGATGATCGACCAGGTGGGCCACGTCTACCACTGCCAGCACTGCCTCTGGCGCGACCACAGCGCGGGGCTCCACGCCGACGCGCCGGCGTCCTGTCCCAGTTGCGGCGAGCACCTGCAGACGGCGGGCCCGCTGTGGCTCGGCCCCACCTGCGAGCCCGCCTTCGCCGACGAGGTGGCCGACCACCTGACCGCGGACATGGGGACCGCCGACGAGGCCGAAGACTTGCTGGCGACGCTCGCCGACGAACTCGTCACGCCGACCCACTACGACCAGCACCGGCTGTGCAAGCGCTGGGGCCGGGGCGCCGAGTCGATGGACGAGTTCCTGGCGAAACTCCGGGACGCGGGCCACGAGGCCTCGCGGACTCACTACGGCGGGACGACGTTCAAGACGGAGGCTGACGTCGAGCAGATCCGGGACGCTATTGTCGGCGAAGACGGCGACTCCTAG
- a CDS encoding carboxylate--amine ligase, with product MKRSSVVVPSATATSSVAFHRSLGRRGIRTIAVSETEDDPAFRSRYCDESVVVPDPAEDITDYKDALLALAARPDVETIVPLREEDIYVLSKYRAAFGEHVATPWPSFETLRTAHDRDRLFAAAREAGVSVPETQPIDDVDDWSRELVVKSRFALLADEYVPERLNDEIVDGGSATFLRPNERPDVEALKSEFKHEPHVQKYLRGTEYSLGVLYEDGEPVVETQKRVIRGEHYYCGPSVYHESVDIPELEAVGRDLLTHLGWHGPADVDIIRDEETGEYKLLEINPRFWATVQMEIHAGFDFPYYYWNLARDEPVQAIPTAEAGVTSHFLLGELSYLTSILTEDHPLCTRPSAPSEALEIGKSVLRDRRSDLLTFDDPRPFVTCLANEVRGIT from the coding sequence ATGAAAAGAAGTTCCGTCGTAGTCCCGTCGGCGACCGCGACCAGTTCCGTCGCGTTCCACCGCTCCCTCGGCCGGCGCGGGATACGCACGATAGCCGTCTCGGAAACCGAGGACGACCCGGCGTTTCGGTCCCGCTACTGTGACGAGTCAGTGGTAGTACCTGACCCGGCCGAGGACATCACTGACTACAAGGATGCGCTGTTAGCCCTGGCGGCGCGTCCGGACGTCGAGACGATCGTTCCCCTGCGCGAGGAAGACATCTACGTCCTCTCGAAGTACCGGGCCGCGTTCGGCGAGCACGTCGCCACTCCCTGGCCGTCGTTCGAGACGCTTCGCACGGCTCACGACCGGGATCGCCTGTTCGCCGCTGCGCGAGAGGCCGGCGTCTCCGTCCCCGAGACCCAGCCGATAGACGACGTCGACGACTGGAGCAGGGAGCTCGTCGTGAAATCCAGGTTCGCGCTGCTGGCGGACGAGTACGTCCCGGAACGCCTGAACGACGAGATCGTCGACGGCGGGAGCGCGACGTTTCTCCGGCCGAACGAGCGCCCCGACGTCGAAGCGCTGAAATCCGAGTTCAAGCACGAACCGCACGTTCAGAAGTATCTCAGAGGCACCGAGTACTCGCTCGGCGTCCTGTACGAGGACGGCGAACCAGTGGTCGAGACCCAGAAGCGGGTCATCCGGGGAGAGCACTACTACTGTGGCCCGAGCGTCTACCACGAGTCGGTCGACATCCCGGAACTCGAAGCGGTCGGGCGCGACCTCCTCACGCACCTCGGCTGGCACGGACCTGCCGACGTCGACATCATTCGGGACGAAGAGACCGGTGAGTACAAACTGCTCGAGATAAACCCCCGGTTCTGGGCGACTGTCCAGATGGAGATCCACGCCGGTTTCGATTTCCCCTACTACTACTGGAACCTGGCACGAGACGAACCAGTTCAGGCGATTCCGACGGCCGAGGCAGGTGTCACGTCGCACTTTCTCCTCGGCGAACTCTCGTACCTCACGAGCATCCTGACCGAGGATCATCCCCTCTGTACTCGCCCTTCAGCGCCCTCCGAAGCGTTGGAAATCGGCAAATCGGTGCTCCGAGACCGGCGGTCCGACCTCCTGACTTTCGACGATCCCCGTCCGTTCGTCACCTGTCTCGCGAACGAGGTGCGCGGCATAACGTAA
- a CDS encoding uracil-DNA glycosylase encodes MPPFPDSDDRLVLAESCERCPNLVESRECISWGNGPLDAEVMVVGEAPGEGEPDVPQWQGGNWTGMSYTNRRSGKKIRTLLADAGYGHDDCFFSAAVRCHPEGNRDPTAAELDECRPFLREEIETIAPRAVVTTGKHATESVLAIEDEAIDGFLDSVLDPKRCPSLDATVVPILHPSYQEVWISRLGYDREAYVAEIRETLAAVDTQEWE; translated from the coding sequence GTGCCGCCGTTCCCCGATTCCGACGACCGGCTCGTCCTCGCCGAGTCCTGCGAGCGCTGTCCGAACCTCGTCGAGAGCCGCGAGTGCATCTCCTGGGGGAACGGCCCGCTCGACGCCGAGGTGATGGTCGTCGGCGAGGCCCCCGGTGAGGGTGAGCCAGACGTCCCTCAGTGGCAGGGTGGCAACTGGACGGGGATGTCCTACACCAATCGGCGCTCAGGAAAGAAGATTCGGACCCTGCTCGCCGACGCGGGCTACGGCCACGACGACTGTTTCTTCTCCGCCGCCGTCCGGTGTCACCCCGAGGGAAACCGCGATCCCACCGCGGCGGAACTGGACGAGTGCCGTCCCTTCCTTCGGGAGGAGATCGAGACGATAGCACCGCGAGCCGTCGTCACGACGGGCAAGCACGCCACAGAGAGCGTTCTGGCGATCGAGGACGAGGCCATCGACGGGTTTCTGGACAGCGTGCTCGACCCGAAACGATGCCCTTCGCTGGACGCGACCGTCGTGCCGATTCTCCACCCCTCCTATCAGGAGGTGTGGATCTCGCGGCTGGGCTACGACCGCGAGGCGTACGTCGCCGAGATTCGGGAGACGCTGGCCGCAGTCGACACCCAGGAATGGGAGTAG
- a CDS encoding HpcH/HpaI aldolase family protein, giving the protein MVNAHRTNGLRETVESGDVALGVLDSAYSPNLVELYGDLGMDFVWIDLEHGGPSPRDGDALENLLRAAEGTGTELLVRVPAASPSMVRKCLDVGVRNLFISQVEDVEDVERAISAAHFEVGDEPGRRGMANPRASRWGQAEDYAATEDEAVMVGVTIENQAAMDDLDAILDVPELGFVFLGPLDLSVALGHPGEADHPEVEEAVETARSKAVDAGVPVGNLAFGMDDANEKAQNGYQILNVGSTTGAVKAAAQGWLDDADV; this is encoded by the coding sequence ATGGTGAACGCTCACCGAACCAACGGCCTCCGCGAGACCGTCGAATCGGGCGACGTCGCGCTCGGCGTCCTCGACAGCGCGTACAGTCCGAACCTCGTCGAGCTGTACGGCGACCTCGGGATGGACTTCGTCTGGATCGACCTCGAACACGGCGGGCCGAGTCCCCGCGACGGCGACGCCCTGGAGAACCTGCTCCGGGCCGCCGAAGGAACCGGCACCGAACTGCTCGTCCGCGTCCCGGCGGCGAGTCCCAGCATGGTCCGGAAGTGCCTCGACGTGGGCGTGCGCAACCTCTTCATCTCCCAGGTCGAGGACGTCGAGGACGTCGAGCGAGCCATCAGCGCCGCCCACTTCGAGGTGGGCGACGAACCAGGCCGGCGCGGGATGGCGAACCCGCGCGCCAGCCGCTGGGGCCAGGCCGAGGACTACGCCGCCACGGAGGACGAGGCGGTGATGGTCGGCGTCACCATCGAGAACCAGGCGGCGATGGACGACCTCGACGCCATCCTCGACGTCCCCGAACTCGGATTCGTCTTCCTCGGCCCGCTCGACCTCTCGGTCGCGCTGGGCCACCCCGGCGAGGCCGACCACCCCGAGGTGGAGGAGGCCGTCGAGACCGCCCGGTCGAAGGCCGTCGACGCCGGCGTCCCGGTCGGCAACCTCGCGTTCGGGATGGACGACGCCAACGAGAAGGCCCAGAACGGCTACCAGATACTCAACGTCGGCTCGACGACGGGCGCGGTGAAGGCGGCGGCCCAGGGCTGGCTGGACGACGCGGACGTGTAG